A DNA window from Chryseobacterium sp. MEBOG06 contains the following coding sequences:
- a CDS encoding helix-turn-helix transcriptional regulator — MNDHYLKKLDRVTAILTQLQSKPVVRAQDLAEKFDVSIRTIYRDIKTLENAGIPIVGEAGNGYSLMEGYKLPPIMFTKEEVLSFITAEKLMQKFSHQSLGNHYQAAMEKVRSVLRHSDKSLIQNIENQIDVFSFHTDSGDSLKNVIPIILESIAEKTQLNIRYQTVDGRVMNRTIETVGMFFEFNFWYIMAFCTLRKDFRQFRIDRIMEIIKTQNPFLQEYGQVNDYRKKSNGSKVVVKLLVDKEIMTYLVNSKKYYGLTDEVETEDGVELTFETEWIDGGFPRWLITFADYATVLEPVSLRTKLNELLVKMTKRHQ; from the coding sequence ATGAATGACCACTATCTTAAAAAATTGGACAGGGTAACTGCTATTCTTACCCAATTACAGTCTAAACCTGTTGTGAGAGCACAGGATTTGGCTGAGAAATTTGATGTAAGTATCAGAACCATTTACAGGGATATAAAAACTCTGGAGAATGCGGGTATCCCTATCGTGGGAGAAGCAGGGAACGGCTATTCTTTAATGGAAGGATATAAACTTCCTCCCATCATGTTTACCAAAGAAGAAGTGCTGAGCTTTATTACTGCTGAAAAACTGATGCAGAAGTTTTCCCACCAGAGTTTGGGAAACCATTATCAGGCTGCAATGGAAAAAGTGAGGTCAGTTTTGCGGCATTCTGATAAAAGTTTAATTCAGAATATAGAGAATCAGATTGATGTCTTTAGTTTTCATACCGATTCCGGAGACTCCCTGAAAAATGTTATTCCTATTATTTTAGAAAGTATTGCAGAGAAAACTCAGCTCAATATACGATATCAGACCGTGGATGGAAGAGTGATGAACAGAACTATTGAAACGGTGGGGATGTTCTTTGAGTTTAATTTCTGGTATATCATGGCTTTCTGCACTTTGAGAAAAGACTTCAGACAATTTCGGATTGACAGAATTATGGAGATTATAAAAACTCAGAACCCTTTTCTTCAGGAGTATGGACAGGTGAATGATTACCGGAAAAAATCCAACGGAAGTAAAGTTGTCGTTAAACTTTTAGTAGACAAAGAAATCATGACCTACCTGGTGAATTCCAAAAAATATTACGGACTGACTGATGAAGTGGAAACGGAGGATGGTGTAGAACTTACTTTTGAAACAGAATGGATTGATGGCGGATTCCCACGCTGGCTGATTACCTTTGCAGATTATGCCACAGTTCTGGAACCGGTAAGCCTTCGCACAAAACTCAATGAATTACTTGTAAAAATGACCAAAAGGCATCAATAA
- a CDS encoding tyrosine-protein phosphatase encodes MNKLIKISILSISLYSVLSCKTQHFETPQYGRNETEKVIDIKKVANFRAVGNIKNTEGRTLKEGKLYRSAHLYKLRNKSFNSIEKLGIKEIIDLRNSKEIAEKPDQLPAGIIYKKYSAFEDEGDQLAQARKLVLKGKVNASDADKRMIDFYREYVTENPEIIKSIINEVLESKEPVLYHCTAGKDRTGIITALVLTILKFDKETIYNEYLLSNNYRKDLVQKRLRLANTLHFLYPKMDLQVLEKLSWVEKRYLDAAFDEINKKYGSTDAYIQQVLGVSESKREEYIKKFTY; translated from the coding sequence TTGAATAAATTAATCAAAATATCAATTCTCAGCATTTCATTATACAGTGTTTTATCCTGCAAAACACAGCATTTTGAAACCCCTCAATATGGTAGAAATGAAACGGAAAAAGTCATTGATATCAAAAAGGTGGCCAATTTCCGGGCAGTGGGAAATATTAAAAATACAGAAGGAAGAACTTTGAAAGAAGGTAAACTCTACAGAAGTGCCCATCTGTATAAACTGAGAAATAAATCTTTTAATTCTATTGAAAAACTGGGAATAAAAGAAATCATTGACCTTAGAAATTCCAAAGAAATAGCAGAAAAACCGGATCAGCTTCCTGCAGGAATAATTTACAAAAAATATTCAGCTTTTGAAGATGAAGGAGATCAGTTGGCTCAGGCTAGAAAATTAGTTCTCAAAGGGAAAGTGAATGCTTCAGATGCCGATAAAAGAATGATTGATTTTTATCGTGAATACGTTACAGAAAATCCGGAAATTATAAAGTCCATCATCAATGAGGTTCTGGAATCTAAAGAACCGGTTCTATATCACTGTACGGCAGGTAAAGACCGAACCGGAATTATTACTGCTTTAGTTTTAACCATTCTGAAATTTGATAAAGAGACTATTTATAATGAATATCTTTTGTCTAACAATTACAGAAAAGATCTTGTTCAGAAAAGACTCCGTTTGGCAAATACCTTACATTTCCTTTACCCAAAGATGGATTTGCAGGTGCTGGAAAAACTAAGCTGGGTAGAAAAAAGATATCTGGATGCTGCTTTTGATGAGATCAATAAAAAGTATGGGTCAACGGATGCCTACATTCAGCAGGTACTGGGGGTTTCTGAAAGTAAAAGGGAGGAGTATATTAAAAAGTTTACCTATTGA
- the speB gene encoding agmatinase: MRTYAGIPEENATLENSKVMLVTVPYDGTSTWGKGADKGPELFLDASENMELYDIETQTEPYLQGVYLAGEVSENSTPEAMTEAVYQKTKELLNNEGKVFTLFGGEHSVSIGSIRAVGEKFENLTVLQLDAHTDLRPEFHGSTSNHACAVFEANQKHNLVQVGIRSMDAEEAQYLPEGRVFFAHEIANNENWVNDVLEKVSGNVYITIDLDAFDPSIAPSTGTPEPGGLQWYPTLELLRKVFEKCNVVAFDIVELMDSPMAKPTAFLAAKLYYKMLAYNDIYNNDN, from the coding sequence ATGAGAACATACGCAGGAATTCCCGAAGAAAACGCAACGTTAGAGAATTCGAAAGTAATGTTGGTAACTGTTCCTTATGATGGAACTTCAACATGGGGTAAAGGAGCTGACAAAGGTCCGGAATTATTCTTAGACGCTTCTGAAAACATGGAGCTTTATGATATTGAAACACAAACTGAGCCTTATCTTCAGGGAGTGTATTTGGCAGGAGAAGTTTCTGAAAACTCTACTCCAGAAGCAATGACAGAAGCTGTTTATCAGAAAACTAAAGAGCTTTTGAACAACGAAGGGAAGGTATTTACTTTATTTGGTGGTGAGCACTCTGTTTCTATCGGTTCTATCCGTGCAGTAGGAGAAAAATTTGAAAATCTTACCGTTCTTCAGTTGGATGCTCACACAGATTTACGTCCTGAATTTCATGGTTCTACATCTAACCACGCTTGTGCTGTGTTTGAAGCTAACCAGAAACATAATTTAGTACAGGTGGGAATCCGTTCTATGGATGCTGAAGAAGCTCAGTATTTACCGGAAGGAAGAGTATTCTTTGCTCATGAGATTGCTAATAACGAGAACTGGGTGAATGATGTATTGGAGAAAGTTTCAGGAAACGTATATATTACAATTGACCTTGATGCTTTCGATCCTTCTATTGCTCCTTCTACAGGTACTCCTGAGCCAGGTGGATTACAATGGTATCCAACATTGGAATTATTAAGAAAAGTATTCGAAAAATGTAACGTAGTGGCATTTGATATTGTAGAATTAATGGATTCTCCAATGGCTAAGCCAACAGCTTTCCTTGCGGCTAAGTTATATTATAAAATGCTTGCTTATAACGATATTTATAACAACGATAACTAA
- a CDS encoding HAD family hydrolase, which produces MSLKAVLFDMDGVIVDTEPLHRKAYFKTFDELEITVSEDLYTSFTGASTKRVCETLINQFNLDYTHEAISGIKRSHFKDYFHNDDEFDLIPGVKKLIEHYHENNIKLILASSATMTTINMVFEKFGLEKYFSGKISGADLKESKPHPEVFLLAAEMAGEPVENCMVIEDSTNGILAAHRAEIFCAAYRSPHSKNQDYTLADTVVSDYDDLELDKISNYF; this is translated from the coding sequence ATGTCTTTAAAAGCTGTTCTTTTCGATATGGACGGGGTGATTGTAGATACGGAACCTCTTCACAGAAAAGCTTATTTCAAAACGTTTGATGAATTGGAAATTACAGTTTCCGAAGATTTATATACCTCTTTCACAGGGGCTTCTACCAAGAGGGTTTGTGAAACTTTGATCAATCAATTTAATCTGGATTATACTCACGAAGCTATTTCCGGAATCAAAAGATCTCATTTCAAAGACTATTTTCATAATGATGATGAATTTGACTTAATTCCGGGGGTAAAAAAACTGATCGAGCATTATCATGAAAATAATATCAAACTGATATTGGCTTCTTCCGCAACAATGACCACTATTAATATGGTTTTTGAAAAATTCGGTCTTGAGAAATATTTCAGTGGAAAAATAAGTGGAGCGGATTTAAAAGAATCCAAACCTCATCCTGAAGTTTTTCTCTTAGCAGCCGAAATGGCAGGTGAACCAGTTGAAAACTGTATGGTTATAGAAGACTCTACGAATGGAATTTTAGCAGCTCACAGAGCTGAAATATTCTGTGCTGCCTACAGAAGTCCACATTCAAAAAATCAGGACTATACGTTAGCAGACACCGTAGTTTCTGATTATGATGATCTCGAACTTGATAAAATTTCAAATTATTTCTAA
- a CDS encoding DinB family protein: MATTATATKQFMTSEQLLNDWQGHRNLTRRVIEAFPEKDLFEFSIGGMRPFSKMAGELIGIGGPALKGIVEGNMEAYSEEGFNPKTKEDILKKWDEETEFINHYFNQISEERFQETFNLFGEYEFPVYQNILYFIDNEIHHRGQGYVYLRALGIEPPFFWERF; encoded by the coding sequence ATGGCAACTACAGCCACAGCTACAAAACAATTTATGACTTCTGAACAGTTATTAAACGATTGGCAGGGACATAGAAATTTAACAAGAAGAGTCATTGAAGCTTTTCCGGAAAAAGATTTATTTGAATTTTCAATAGGTGGCATGAGACCATTTTCAAAAATGGCAGGAGAACTGATTGGTATTGGCGGGCCTGCTTTAAAAGGAATTGTTGAAGGGAACATGGAAGCCTACAGCGAGGAAGGATTCAACCCAAAAACCAAAGAAGATATCCTAAAAAAATGGGACGAAGAAACAGAGTTCATCAATCATTATTTTAATCAGATTTCTGAGGAACGTTTCCAGGAGACTTTCAATTTATTCGGAGAATATGAATTTCCGGTATATCAGAATATTCTTTATTTTATAGATAACGAAATTCATCACCGTGGACAAGGATATGTTTACCTGAGAGCTTTAGGAATTGAACCTCCTTTCTTCTGGGAGAGATTTTAA
- a CDS encoding cob(I)yrinic acid a,c-diamide adenosyltransferase, translating into MKIYTKTGDKGQTALYGGTRVSKASARVDSYGNIDELNSFIGIAKSHIEDQEVLKQLKKIQFDLFTVGSEAATPADKLMLANGKSRLPIVISETEIEELEQWMDAFEEKLEPLQYFILPGGGKSATFLHAARTICRRAERSLVFLNEAEEVRPELIKYLNRLSDYLFVLARYISKLNNEPEEYWNPNER; encoded by the coding sequence ATGAAAATTTATACAAAAACAGGAGATAAAGGGCAAACTGCACTATATGGAGGGACACGAGTTTCCAAAGCCAGTGCAAGAGTTGACAGCTATGGAAATATAGATGAGCTGAATTCATTCATTGGAATTGCCAAAAGCCATATTGAAGATCAGGAAGTTCTGAAGCAACTGAAGAAAATACAGTTTGATTTATTCACGGTAGGTTCAGAAGCCGCTACCCCAGCAGACAAGCTGATGCTGGCAAATGGTAAATCACGTCTTCCAATCGTTATTTCAGAAACGGAGATTGAAGAACTTGAACAGTGGATGGATGCTTTTGAAGAAAAACTGGAACCGCTTCAGTATTTTATACTCCCCGGAGGTGGAAAATCTGCTACCTTTTTACACGCTGCAAGAACCATCTGCAGAAGGGCAGAACGTTCATTGGTATTTTTAAATGAAGCAGAAGAAGTACGTCCGGAACTGATCAAATATTTAAACAGACTTTCAGATTATCTTTTTGTTCTGGCAAGATATATTTCAAAACTAAATAACGAACCGGAAGAATACTGGAACCCGAATGAAAGATAA
- a CDS encoding ABC transporter ATP-binding protein, whose protein sequence is MIYGTLFLTFLGALAAQVNPIVLKYTVDEVTKLTHLPNPMAEGIHILTIISVILLGKELLNIFINFGQKFYGEKIRINVSSILAQSAIDKILTYRVAYFNDENHESGKLQIRIDRGIESLTKLVQNFFIDILPLFSNAIIALIIMYMQNVYVGAVSTIIVPIYFYISSLQAKKLGGVRRQLRNQREKKTSGLLNLINSIMVIKSFVREKFEGKKQYDLQMELMESQMFTRKTNFIYDGLKTFIEQFGVVLIILLTVYLVLDQQMTIGAIMLHIMLFNNVSAPIRQLHRIYDDMNDAMIYAEGYFDILNADNEAEPNGNFIEKKIKGTFELKNVDFTYPNGTKALHDVSMKIENGKTTALVGLSGAGKSTVINLLCKFYLPDSGEILLDDINLNDFENTFLRSDLGLVLQKNHIFQGSIEDNIRYGDMNASFEQIEEAAKKAYLHDQIMDLPDQYRHDATQLSGGQQQRIAIARLFLKNPPIIFLDEPTASLDAIATEQIKNSLDAIKEGRTVVIISHSLSQILDSDTIYVMKKGRVVENGTHNELYDKDGTYREIFDASARSLNLDKLVNTYKEN, encoded by the coding sequence ATGATTTATGGAACGCTTTTTCTTACTTTCCTGGGAGCACTTGCAGCACAGGTAAACCCAATCGTTTTAAAATATACTGTAGATGAGGTGACAAAGCTTACCCATCTTCCGAACCCTATGGCAGAAGGAATTCATATCCTCACCATCATTTCCGTTATTTTACTGGGAAAAGAGCTGTTGAATATCTTCATCAACTTTGGTCAGAAATTTTATGGCGAAAAAATCAGGATTAATGTAAGTTCTATTCTGGCTCAGTCAGCGATTGATAAAATTCTGACTTACCGAGTAGCTTATTTTAACGATGAAAATCATGAGTCCGGAAAATTACAGATCAGAATAGACCGTGGAATAGAAAGTCTGACAAAACTGGTACAGAACTTTTTCATCGATATTCTTCCTTTGTTTTCCAACGCCATCATTGCTCTGATCATTATGTATATGCAGAATGTATATGTGGGAGCTGTTTCTACGATTATTGTTCCCATCTATTTTTATATAAGTTCTTTACAGGCAAAAAAACTCGGCGGAGTACGCCGGCAGCTTAGAAACCAAAGAGAAAAAAAGACATCCGGACTTCTGAATCTGATCAATTCTATTATGGTGATTAAAAGTTTTGTCCGTGAAAAATTTGAAGGCAAAAAACAATATGATCTTCAGATGGAACTGATGGAAAGCCAGATGTTCACAAGAAAAACAAACTTTATATATGACGGTTTGAAAACTTTTATCGAACAGTTTGGAGTGGTTTTAATAATCCTTTTGACCGTTTATCTGGTCCTTGATCAGCAGATGACCATTGGGGCAATCATGCTTCACATTATGCTTTTTAACAATGTTTCTGCCCCTATCCGGCAGCTGCACAGGATTTATGATGATATGAACGATGCCATGATCTATGCCGAAGGCTACTTTGATATTCTGAATGCAGATAACGAAGCAGAACCCAATGGAAACTTTATAGAAAAAAAGATCAAAGGAACTTTTGAATTAAAAAATGTTGATTTTACCTATCCCAACGGAACAAAAGCACTTCATGATGTTTCCATGAAAATTGAAAATGGAAAGACGACAGCCTTAGTAGGATTGAGTGGAGCAGGAAAATCAACAGTTATTAACCTTTTATGTAAATTTTACCTTCCGGATTCCGGAGAGATTCTGTTGGATGATATAAACCTCAATGATTTCGAGAATACTTTTCTGCGGAGTGATCTTGGTCTGGTGCTTCAGAAGAATCATATTTTCCAGGGAAGTATAGAAGACAATATCCGTTATGGAGATATGAATGCCAGTTTTGAACAAATTGAAGAAGCTGCTAAAAAAGCCTACCTTCATGATCAGATTATGGATCTTCCTGATCAGTACCGGCATGATGCCACGCAGCTTTCAGGAGGCCAGCAGCAGAGAATAGCCATTGCAAGATTGTTTTTAAAAAATCCACCCATTATCTTTTTAGATGAACCAACTGCCAGCCTGGATGCCATTGCCACGGAGCAGATCAAAAATTCTTTGGATGCCATAAAAGAAGGAAGAACCGTAGTTATCATTTCTCATTCATTGTCACAGATTTTAGATTCAGATACAATCTATGTAATGAAAAAGGGAAGGGTGGTTGAAAATGGAACCCATAATGAACTTTATGACAAAGACGGTACTTACCGGGAAATTTTTGATGCTTCGGCCCGCAGCTTAAATCTGGACAAGCTGGTCAATACGTATAAAGAAAATTAA
- a CDS encoding arginine decarboxylase: MKIKYSELIDQTLYFPTEEFNVSENNLLFHDVPLMDVVEQFGTPLKISYLPRISQNIQKAKSWFKEAFEKTGYKKNYTYCYCTKSSHFNFVLEEALKNEISIETSSAYDMDIVKSLYGKGKVDKNIEVICNGFKTDDYLMKISDMINNGFENITPILDNYRELDKLTESIDSTFNIGIRIASEEEPKFEFYTSRLGIGYKDIIPYYSQKIAEHPNARLKMLHFFINTGIKDTSYYWNELYKCLRVYARLKKIAPEVDSLNIGGGFPIKTSLNFDYDYQYMVEEIVSQIKKFCEEEGVEEPNIYTEFGSFTVGESGANLYKIISQKRQNDREKWNMIDSSFMTTLPDTWAISRHFIMLPLNRWEDTYERVFLGGLTCDSDDYYNSEQHTNAIYLPVFSDTKPLYIGFFHTGAYQETIGGYGGVHHCLMPQPRHVLIQKDENGELHYEIFREKQEPEDILKILGYK; encoded by the coding sequence ATGAAAATAAAGTACTCGGAACTTATTGATCAGACGTTATATTTCCCTACAGAGGAGTTTAATGTTTCTGAGAACAATTTGTTGTTTCACGATGTTCCATTGATGGACGTTGTTGAGCAATTTGGCACTCCGCTAAAGATTAGCTATTTGCCGAGAATTTCTCAAAATATTCAGAAAGCCAAAAGCTGGTTTAAAGAAGCTTTTGAAAAAACCGGATATAAAAAGAATTATACCTACTGCTACTGTACAAAATCCAGTCATTTTAATTTTGTATTGGAAGAAGCTTTGAAAAACGAAATTTCAATAGAAACTTCTTCTGCTTATGACATGGATATTGTAAAATCTCTTTACGGGAAAGGTAAGGTAGATAAGAATATTGAGGTAATCTGTAATGGTTTTAAAACAGATGATTATCTGATGAAAATCTCAGATATGATCAATAATGGGTTTGAAAATATTACTCCGATTCTGGATAACTACCGCGAGCTGGATAAACTTACGGAAAGTATAGATTCAACCTTTAATATCGGAATAAGAATCGCTTCGGAAGAAGAACCTAAGTTTGAATTTTATACCTCAAGATTAGGGATCGGATATAAAGATATTATCCCTTACTACAGTCAGAAGATCGCTGAACACCCGAATGCAAGATTGAAAATGCTTCACTTCTTCATCAATACGGGGATTAAAGATACTTCTTATTACTGGAATGAGTTGTACAAATGTCTTCGTGTGTACGCACGTTTGAAGAAAATTGCTCCTGAAGTAGATTCACTGAACATTGGTGGAGGTTTCCCAATCAAAACTTCTTTGAATTTTGATTATGATTACCAATATATGGTAGAAGAGATTGTTTCTCAGATCAAAAAATTCTGTGAAGAAGAAGGAGTAGAAGAACCAAACATCTATACCGAATTCGGAAGTTTTACTGTTGGAGAAAGTGGAGCGAACCTCTATAAAATTATTTCTCAGAAACGTCAGAACGACAGAGAAAAATGGAATATGATCGATTCTTCTTTCATGACAACACTTCCTGATACATGGGCAATTTCAAGGCACTTCATCATGCTTCCGCTAAACCGTTGGGAAGATACTTATGAAAGAGTATTTTTAGGAGGATTGACTTGTGACTCAGATGATTATTACAACTCTGAGCAGCATACCAATGCTATTTATCTACCGGTTTTCAGTGATACAAAACCTTTGTATATCGGATTTTTCCATACAGGGGCTTATCAGGAAACAATCGGAGGTTACGGTGGAGTTCATCACTGTCTGATGCCTCAGCCAAGACATGTCCTGATCCAGAAAGATGAAAATGGTGAATTACACTACGAAATTTTCCGTGAAAAGCAGGAGCCTGAAGATATTTTGAAAATTTTAGGTTACAAATAA
- a CDS encoding thiamine diphosphokinase: MKDKALLFINGDAPKSLPNPENYGLIACTDGAFHYLKRMGFPLDKLDFISGDFDSHSGTDEDMYQDKFILTLDQDKTDFHKALEIILEKGFSEIDVFGGSGGEQDHFLGNLTVAYAFKDQMEIKFYDEFSEYYFIPNDFKLKGVKNRMISLYPFPSVNNITTKGLNWPLTNGSLSITSRIGTRNFAVEDEVTVEYESGDVLFFVGIHEIEYPGIY, from the coding sequence ATGAAAGATAAAGCATTACTTTTCATCAACGGAGATGCTCCGAAATCTTTACCCAATCCGGAAAATTATGGTTTGATTGCCTGTACAGACGGGGCTTTCCATTATTTAAAGCGGATGGGCTTTCCATTGGATAAACTTGATTTTATTTCAGGGGATTTTGACTCCCACTCCGGAACGGATGAAGATATGTATCAGGATAAATTTATCCTTACCTTAGATCAGGATAAAACAGATTTTCATAAAGCCCTGGAAATTATTCTGGAAAAAGGCTTTTCAGAGATTGATGTATTCGGAGGCAGTGGAGGAGAACAGGATCATTTTCTGGGAAACCTTACCGTTGCCTATGCGTTTAAGGACCAAATGGAAATTAAGTTTTATGATGAATTTTCAGAATATTATTTTATTCCAAATGATTTTAAACTGAAAGGAGTAAAAAACAGAATGATCTCTCTGTATCCTTTTCCATCGGTCAATAATATAACTACCAAAGGACTTAACTGGCCTTTGACTAATGGGAGTTTAAGCATTACCTCAAGGATAGGAACCCGGAATTTCGCTGTTGAAGATGAGGTTACAGTAGAATATGAATCAGGAGATGTGCTATTTTTTGTAGGCATCCATGAAATAGAATATCCAGGTATATATTAA
- the hmpA gene encoding NO-inducible flavohemoprotein, which translates to MNNDQKALVKATVPVLKTNGTDLTKHFYTRMFTHNPELKNIFNMSNQASGKQQNALAGAVLAYAEHIENPEVLINVLRSIGNKHVSLNISPEQYDIVGLHLISSIKEVLGEAAHDQLVEAWTQAYNELAQIMISIEHELYQSTLQKDGGWKGWRAFVIADIVEESSEIKSFYLSPKDNQAIANYLPGQYISVKTFVPALGHEQPRQYSLSSAFNPDHYRISVKREKNIQNLPDGVVSNVLHQKILGDEIWVSAPAGVFYANPISEDPLVLISGGVGVTPLLSMLETKKNTLQNNTVVWLHSCRDENVHAFKDHVNQLNTNNQWLTTHVFYETIENESHFVRKGRINLHEIKEEILIDKAKYYICGPEAFIKAQYDSLLQLGIAKEDILYEEFGPQLLHLN; encoded by the coding sequence ATGAATAACGATCAAAAAGCACTTGTAAAAGCAACAGTACCAGTTTTAAAAACGAATGGAACCGATTTAACAAAACATTTTTATACAAGGATGTTTACGCATAACCCTGAACTGAAAAACATTTTCAATATGAGTAACCAGGCCAGCGGAAAACAGCAGAATGCTTTAGCTGGAGCTGTATTAGCCTATGCTGAGCACATTGAAAATCCTGAAGTTCTTATCAATGTTTTAAGATCTATCGGAAATAAGCATGTAAGCTTAAATATTAGCCCCGAGCAATATGATATTGTTGGACTTCACTTGATTTCTTCAATAAAAGAGGTTCTTGGGGAAGCAGCACATGATCAACTCGTAGAAGCATGGACACAAGCCTATAATGAATTGGCTCAAATTATGATTTCTATTGAACACGAACTTTATCAATCTACCTTACAAAAGGATGGAGGATGGAAAGGATGGAGAGCGTTTGTAATTGCAGATATTGTGGAGGAAAGCAGTGAAATTAAATCATTCTACCTAAGTCCTAAAGATAATCAAGCCATTGCCAACTATCTTCCAGGACAGTATATTTCGGTGAAGACATTTGTTCCTGCATTAGGACATGAACAGCCAAGACAGTATAGTTTATCATCAGCCTTCAACCCAGATCATTACAGAATATCCGTGAAGAGAGAAAAAAACATTCAGAATTTGCCTGATGGGGTTGTTTCAAATGTATTGCATCAAAAAATATTAGGTGATGAAATATGGGTCAGCGCTCCTGCCGGTGTTTTTTATGCCAATCCAATATCTGAAGATCCGTTGGTACTAATAAGCGGCGGCGTAGGCGTAACTCCATTGTTAAGCATGCTGGAAACTAAAAAAAATACGCTACAGAATAACACGGTAGTCTGGCTTCATAGCTGTAGAGATGAAAATGTACACGCATTTAAAGACCATGTAAATCAACTAAACACTAATAATCAATGGCTTACTACTCATGTTTTTTATGAAACTATTGAAAATGAGTCTCATTTTGTCAGAAAAGGAAGAATAAACTTACATGAAATTAAAGAGGAAATTCTTATTGATAAAGCAAAGTATTACATTTGTGGACCCGAAGCATTTATTAAAGCTCAATATGACTCTTTACTACAGCTAGGTATTGCCAAAGAAGATATTCTCTATGAGGAGTTTGGGCCTCAACTGCTTCATCTAAATTAA
- a CDS encoding bifunctional helix-turn-helix domain-containing protein/methylated-DNA--[protein]-cysteine S-methyltransferase, which produces MSTQSQIDYNRIAKAIEYIQSNFRLQPSLEEVAENIHLSPAHFQKIFTEWAGTSPKKFLQFISLEHAKNLLKEEKASIFDTAYETGLSSTSRLHDMFVKIEGMSPAEYKNGGKSLVINYSFSESPFGNILVASTEKGICHMAFENDKETALGELEKKFPNASFIEKQDALQKNALSIFDKDWTKLNTIKLHLKGTDFQLKVWESLLTIPMGKLSTYGNLAEKIGNPKASRAVGTAIGSNPVAFLIPCHRVIQSTGHLGGYRWGIDRKQLMMGWESSQIYT; this is translated from the coding sequence ATGTCCACACAAAGTCAAATAGATTACAACAGAATTGCCAAAGCGATAGAGTATATCCAGAGCAATTTCAGGCTTCAGCCAAGTTTGGAGGAAGTGGCAGAAAATATTCACTTGAGTCCGGCCCATTTTCAGAAGATATTTACTGAATGGGCAGGAACAAGTCCCAAGAAATTTTTACAGTTCATTAGTCTTGAACATGCTAAAAATTTATTGAAGGAGGAAAAGGCAAGTATTTTTGATACCGCTTATGAAACGGGACTTTCCAGTACAAGCAGATTACATGATATGTTTGTAAAAATAGAAGGAATGTCTCCGGCAGAATATAAAAACGGGGGAAAAAGTCTTGTCATCAATTATAGTTTTTCAGAAAGTCCGTTTGGAAATATCCTGGTCGCTTCTACAGAAAAAGGAATTTGCCATATGGCTTTTGAAAACGATAAAGAAACAGCATTAGGGGAGCTGGAAAAGAAGTTCCCCAATGCTTCTTTTATTGAAAAACAAGATGCACTTCAAAAGAACGCATTGTCCATATTCGATAAAGACTGGACGAAACTTAATACCATAAAACTTCATTTAAAAGGAACAGATTTTCAGCTTAAAGTCTGGGAAAGCCTACTGACTATTCCCATGGGAAAACTATCTACCTATGGAAATCTTGCTGAAAAAATTGGAAATCCAAAAGCATCAAGAGCAGTGGGAACAGCTATCGGAAGCAATCCGGTCGCATTTCTTATTCCATGCCATCGCGTGATTCAGTCTACAGGGCATCTTGGTGGTTATCGATGGGGTATTGATAGAAAACAACTGATGATGGGCTGGGAGAGTTCACAGATTTACACATAA